CCGCCCAGGTATTTCTCCATCAGCTCTTCGGAAGCTTCCGCAGCGGATTCGATCAGGTTCTGGTGCCATTCGTCAGCCAGGTCCTGCATGTCAGCCGGGATATCTTCATAGGTGAAGGTTACGCCCTGATCGGAGTCATTCCAGTTGATGGCTTTCATTTTCACCAGGTCAACGACGCCGGTGAAATTTTCTTCTGCGCCGATAGCCAGCTGCAACGGAACCGGGTTCGCACCCAGACGCACTTTAATCTGGTCAACGACTTTCAGGAAGTTCGCGCCCATACGGTCCATTTTGTTAACGAACGCGATACGCGGAACTTTATATTTGTTTGCCTGACGCCATACGGTTTCAGACTGCGGCTGAACACCACCTACCGCACAATAAACCATGACTGCGCCATCCAGAACACGCATGGAACGTTCTACTTCGATAGTGAAGTCAACGTGCCCCGGGGTGTCGATGATGTTGATACGGTGCGGTTCATACTGCTTAGCCATACCGGACCAGAAGGCAGTAGTCGCAGCGGAGGTAATAGTGATACCACGCTCCTGTTCCTGCTCCATCCAGTCCATGGTAGCGGCGCCATCATGAACTTCACCGATTTTGTGGTTCACACCGGTGTAGAACAGAATACGTTCGGTAGTAGTGGTCTTACCGGCGTCGATGTGTGCGCTGATACCGATATTACGATAGCGCGCAATGGGTGTTGTACGAGCCATTTGTTTCCTCTATTCCTAGGGCGTTCAAAGTAGTAAACCCGGGCGGGTCAGCCTTTGAAGCGCCCGCCAGGGTATTAACGTCTACGCAGGGATTACCAGCGGTAGTGAGCGAACGCCTTGTTGGCTTCAGCCATACGGTGAACGTCTTCACGTTTCTTCACAGCAGTACCTTTGTTGTCTGCTGCATCAGAAAGTTCGTTCGCCAGGCGCAAAGCCATGGATTTATCACCGCGTTTACGAGCAGCTTCAACGATCCAACGCATAGCCAGAGCATTGCGACGAACCGGACGAACTTCAACTGGAACCTGATAAGTAGAACCACCAACACGGCGCGACTTAACTTCGACAGTCGGGCGCACGTTGTCCAGTGCTGCTTCAAAGGCTTCCAGATGGTCTTTACCAGAACGCTGAGCCAGGGTCTCCAGCGCGGTATAGACGATTGCTTCTGCGGTAGATTTTTTACCATCTACCATCAGGATATTGACGAATTTAGCCAGCAGTTCTGATCCGAACTTCGGATCCGGCAGAATTTTACGCTGACCAATGACGCGACGACGTGGCATGGAAATACTCCGTTGTTAATTCAGGATTGTCCAAAACTCTACGAGTTTAGTTTGACATTAAAGTTAAAACGTTTGGCCTTACTTAACGGAGAACCATTAAGCCTTGGGCTTCTTCACGCCGTATTTGGAACGGGATTGCTTACGGTCTTTAACACCAGAGCAGTCCAGCGCGCCACGTACGGTGTGGTAACGCACACCTGGCAGGTCTTTAACACGACCGCCACGGATCAGGATCACGGAGTGTTCCTGCAGGTTATGACCTTCACCGCCGATATAGGAGGTAACTTCAAAACCGTTGGTTAAACGAACACGACATACTTTACGCAGTGCGGAGTTCGGTTTTTTCGGGGTGGTGGTATATACACGAGTACATACGCCACGTTTCTGCGGGCAGGCTTCCAGCGCCGGAACGTTGCTTTTAGCAACCTTCAGGGAGCGCGGTTTGCGTACCAGCTGGTTAATTGTTGCCATTCAAAAAGCTCCTGGTTTTTGCTTCGTAAACACGTAATAAATCACCCCATACTGAGACAGAGGCAAAGTATGAGGACGCAGAATTTTAGGACTGGCCGGGTAAGGAGTCAAGAAATATACAAAAAGGCGAAATTACCAAGCCAGTTGCCGGGAATGCAGGGCCGTTAATTGCACAAATTCAGTATAGTCAATCAGTACAATTGTGGTGGAAATTTGGTCAACCAGTCCCCGAGCCGCGACGTCCTCTTGCAGGGCGTACACCGTCGCGCCGGAAGATAGCAGGCGTTCGCCGCCTGGCGCGCCGACCAGCGCGGCGGTTACGCCATCCTGCAGCAGCAAAATGACGTCGTCCTCGCCGACGTTGCGCAGCAGCGCGTCCAGGTCGGTACGGTAAGGTGAATGAGCCAGAGTATGCAGCATGAGGTCACCGGTCAAAAGGTCAGGACAGTATCGTAAGTATTCAGCTCAGCACGCAGCGCATCGGCCGCCAGCGGCGCCACATCCAGCACCCATTTGGTTTCCACCGACAATCCGCGCTGGCGCAGCGACGCCTCGCAGACATAACAGCGTTCAATGTCATACAGCGGCAGCACCCCGAAAGTCGCAATATAATTGCGCATCAGGATCAGATCTGGCCGCTGGTTTGGGAGCAGTTGGAATACGCCGTCGGCGATAAAGAAAACCCCGATATCCTCGGTCAGCGCCGACATCGCCAGCAAGGCGTCCAGCCCTTCCCGACCAGCAGCCGAGCCATGAGGAGCCTGGGTAAATACGAAAGCCACTCGCTTCATCTTCATGTCCCCTCGCGCTAAAACTGCACGACGCGATCGCAGCGCAGTACCGACTGCGACAGTTCGCCTAATCCGCTTAGGGTAAACCCCGGCTGGAGATTCGACCCCGCCAGCTGTAATTGTTCCGCCTGCGTCGCGTCGGTCACGCCGCGACGCAGCGCCGCCGCCACACACACATTGAGTTCCACCTGGTGGGTCTGCGCCAGTTGCCGCCAGGCCCGGACCAGATCAAACTCGTCGCTGGCCGGCGCGGTAAGTTGGTTGGCGTTCAGCACCCCTTCGCGGTAGAAGAAAA
The DNA window shown above is from Dickeya dadantii NCPPB 898 and carries:
- the tusC gene encoding sulfurtransferase complex subunit TusC, whose amino-acid sequence is MKRVAFVFTQAPHGSAAGREGLDALLAMSALTEDIGVFFIADGVFQLLPNQRPDLILMRNYIATFGVLPLYDIERCYVCEASLRQRGLSVETKWVLDVAPLAADALRAELNTYDTVLTF
- the tusD gene encoding sulfurtransferase complex subunit TusD, which gives rise to MLSYCLLVTGPAYGTQQASSAFQFAQALLAQGYRLQSVFFYREGVLNANQLTAPASDEFDLVRAWRQLAQTHQVELNVCVAAALRRGVTDATQAEQLQLAGSNLQPGFTLSGLGELSQSVLRCDRVVQF
- the tusB gene encoding sulfurtransferase complex subunit TusB; the protein is MLHTLAHSPYRTDLDALLRNVGEDDVILLLQDGVTAALVGAPGGERLLSSGATVYALQEDVAARGLVDQISTTIVLIDYTEFVQLTALHSRQLAW
- the rpsG gene encoding 30S ribosomal protein S7, which encodes MPRRRVIGQRKILPDPKFGSELLAKFVNILMVDGKKSTAEAIVYTALETLAQRSGKDHLEAFEAALDNVRPTVEVKSRRVGGSTYQVPVEVRPVRRNALAMRWIVEAARKRGDKSMALRLANELSDAADNKGTAVKKREDVHRMAEANKAFAHYRW
- the rpsL gene encoding 30S ribosomal protein S12, which translates into the protein MATINQLVRKPRSLKVAKSNVPALEACPQKRGVCTRVYTTTPKKPNSALRKVCRVRLTNGFEVTSYIGGEGHNLQEHSVILIRGGRVKDLPGVRYHTVRGALDCSGVKDRKQSRSKYGVKKPKA